From Triticum urartu cultivar G1812 chromosome 2, Tu2.1, whole genome shotgun sequence, a single genomic window includes:
- the LOC125533662 gene encoding probable inactive receptor kinase At1g27190, giving the protein MSPLLLLLLALALPQALATQGPASETQEDDVRCLRGVKSALADPDGRLSAWTFGNTSAGAVCDFPGITCWNPQESRVLGLSLAGFGLQGTVPSALKYCRSTNTLDLSKNALEGPIPPALCDWLPFLVVLDLSGNRFSGPLPSELANCRYLNSLKLSHNNFSGQIPASLSRLERLKSLDLSENRLDGQIPPQLGATFPKESFSGNPGLCGRPVSSHCGRD; this is encoded by the coding sequence ATGTCTCCCTTGCTTCTCCTCCTCCTGGCTCTAGCCCTCCCCCAAGCGCTAGCCACACAGGGCCCGGCGTCGGAGACCCAGGAGGACGACGTGCGGTGCCTACGCGGCGTCAAGAGCGCCCTCGCGGACCCCGACGGCCGCCTCTCGGCGTGGACCTTCGGCAACACCTCGGCGGGCGCCGTCTGCGACTTCCCCGGAATCACCTGCTGGAACCCGCAGGAGTCGCGCGTCCTCGGGCTCTCGCTCGCCGGCTTCGGCCTCCAGGGCACCGTCCCCTCCGCGCTCAAATACTGCCGGTCCACCAACACGCTCGACCTCTCCAAGAACGCGCTCGAGGGGCCGATCCCGCCCGCGCTCTGCGACTGGCTCCCCTTCCTCGTCGTCCTCGACCTCTCCGGCAACCGCTTCTCCGGGCCGCTCCCCTCCGAGCTCGCCAACTGCCGCTACCTCAACTCCCTCAAGCTCAGCCACAACAACTTCTCCGGCCAGATCCCCGCGTCTCTCTCGCGGCTGGAGCGGCTCAAGTCGCTCGACCTCTCTGAGAACCGGCTCGACGGCCAGATCCCGCCCCAGCTCGGCGCGACATTCCCCAAGGAGTCCTTCTCCGGGAACCCGGGCCTGTGTGGACGCCCTGTGTCCTCGCACTGCGGCCGCGATTAG